TTCTCAAGGCACACAGTGGTTGGGAACCTAGCAGCAGACCAGCGAGAGGTGCTCCTATCTGCTCATAGGTTGCTTCAGGCAATGGTTGATGTGATCTCAAGCAATGGATGGCTTAGCCTTGCTCTTTCCGCAATGGAGGTGAGCCAGATGGTGACCCAGGGCATGTGGGAGCGTGATTCAATGCTTCTACAGCTTCCCCATTTCACAAAGGAGTTAGCCAAGAGATGTCAGGAAAATCCTGGTAGAAGCATTGAGACTGTTTTTGATCTGGTGGAGATGGAGGATGATGAAAGACGGGATCTCCTGCAGATGTCTGATTCTCAGCTGCTTGACATTGCCCGATTTTGCAACCGCTTCCCTAACATTGATATGACATATGAGGTGTTAGACAGTGATGATGTGAGGCCAGGGAAAAATATTACTTTGCAGGTTACCCTGGAACGTGATCTTGAGGGGCGTTCTGAGGTTGGACCAGTCGATGCTCCCAGATATCCGAAGCCCAAAGAAGAAGGATGGTGGCTTGTGGTGGGCGATAGTACCACAAATCAGTTATTAGCTATAAGAAGAGTGTCACTGCAACGGAAAGCCAAAGCCAAGCTTGTTTTTACTGCCCCTTCGGAAGTTGGAAGGAAGACTTACACGATTTACTTCATGTGTGATTCCTATCTTGGCTGTGACCAGGAATATAACTTTACTGTTGATGTAAATGATGCTGGAGATGGGGGTAGGAGCGACTGATTTATTCCATGGTGGCTGAAAAATCTTGGATGTTAGTGGGAGCCTTATTTAACCCTATCAAGTAGTTCCGGGGTTGACGGAGAAATGTTGTTATATTTGGTCTCTAGACTTCTTCATTTTGGACATAATATGTCTGCTTATGACCGTCTGGGTAGTGATTAAGATCTACATGTTCACCTTATTGTTGTTTCTTAATGCATAATTAAGTTTGCTTTGTGCTATTTGCTTGGTAATTTTCTGGGTCTTTCGTCTCCCTGGACCTGAAATGTATTTTCATGGACCGGATGAATTTTCTTGCAGTAAATATGTGGCAGGTTCTGTTTCTGATTTATGTATTGGGATGAAGAAGATAGTAATTGTGGCTTGTTATCATCGTCTTGCCAATGAGATGATGGCTCGTCCTGTGTTACAAATTCATCTCCTTTGTTGTGGCTAGCATTTTTTCCCGAGGATAAACTGTATTTGGTTCTTAATTTGTCATATTCCTAGTTATTTCTTAATGTACGTCCCTTCTGAGCCAGATGCAACACCCATCTGGGAAGCATGTCATTTTAAGACGCAGTTCCATATGGTATGAAATTTTTGAGCAGTGCCTTTCTGTCGTCTGAACTGATATGCATGGTTCTGTATTTGATGCAGACTGATTGATGATCTCAAACTCTCGTCAATGATGAATGGTGAGGTTTTGGACCGAGTTTTCCAACTTCTGAGCTCGATAGTAAATTTCGTATCTTTTAGAATTTAGGCCATTCTCGACGCGATTGTCTTGAGAAAGCGTTATGCTTTCTCAAACGTCTTCTTTCAGGCATTTTAACCTGAGTTTTTTCGTAACTTTTCTATAAGCTCTACGTTTGCGGTTGCCCAGGTGCAATGTTATTTTTGTTGGGTAAATAAGAGAGATAATTGCAACCTACTACTAGTGGTGTACGATAGGATTCGTCACGGTATCATTAATGTAAGAGTTTGAGACAGAGAGATGAACAGCACAGCAGCAAACTCCGAAGCCATTAACAATCCCTGTACCTCAAAATCTGAAGTTGGTTTGGAAGAGACAAAAGACCACAGGATTGCAGCTTATTGCAGCTGCGAGAGTAGTTTAAGTATATATTTCACTTTCTATATTCCTGTATCTGAAACAAAGATAAATGAGCTATAGTTTCAAAATTATCCCTGAATCTATGAGTAAAATATCAGTAAATTGGCAGTTGTGAGTAATATATGAACATTCCATACGAAACACCATAAAAGGCTCAAATCACTGCAGCATTTAGGAGTCAGTGAAAGGTAGGCAGTTGTAGACCATAAGTATGTCATATGTGAAAGAAGAAACAAGTTAATCATTGTATAGAGTGCACACATTCTAACCATGCAAAAACATAAATAGAAAACATTAGTAAAATAACCTACATTCTCTTGTTTTTTGACCTTTTttttccatttctttttttttttttcttttccatcctCATCAGTAGATtgagacttcttcttcttcttcttcttctttccttttttttttcttttgtttttctactGATCGCTACTTCTGTCAAAAGTCTGAAACTTATAATATAATAGTTTGTGTCCACTTCAAGCTTTCCCCAACAATGCTAGTTTATGTAAAACTTGAAGTGCGATGTAGTGGGAACCTAACTCCGTACAATATGCATCCCACTCAAAAAAAGAAGTAATAATCTTGACAGTTTCTCTACGAGATAAATGGCCACCCAGCATTATAACAAAGCTTGGCGGTAATAATTGATGCTCTCTATTTTCAGCAGCCGCTAAATAATGATGAACATAGTTGACAATGATGTTGCCACAAATGGTGAGGTTCGGAGACTTTTGATGtctatgatataaaatttgaaatctgaAACTGATGAGACATAATATCATTATAGATCCAATTGAGCATATTGATGGCTGGTGGTCTCCTGTGGTGCTAGGTTGGGTGTCCTTGTAGGATGGGGGTTAGCATGCGTAACGGCATACGCATCCATGGATCCTCTTCTTGCCATTTGGGTTTGTTGCAGCTTCTCTGCATATAATATGTTATGATAAGCATTACTTGCATGCTATATGGTATGATCAATGATGTCatcataaatcaaaattttaagtcatcatcataaataaaaaattctaaGTCACTAAGATAATGGTTTACATGAATTCCTTCATCCTCGTGTGGATATGTCAAAACACAAAGCTCAAAAAATCTCTCTATGAAGTCAATGTGCTCCTTCTGACTGTCTAAGATTCatataacataaataaaaaaaaaaaagcaaaaatgcCAAAAGGAAGCGACGATGTAGATGCCTCTCCATCTTTGGTTAatcaaagatttttatttttccaatGCTAATTCTAGAGCACTTGATATTCTCCCAACATATAAATGCATAACTTGTAATCTTAAGGCAACAATCTTCAACTTTTTGTTGTGGAGGATGTTCTTAGCTTCAAAGAATTTTCAAGGTGGTGCTCTAGTCAAAAAATCCTCTAGATTGAGCCTCTCATCAAGAGTGGAAGATGAGATGGCTTATGATTTAGAACAAGGTAGAAAATCTCGTAGGATTCATTGGATTGCATACCATCTTTGTAATCCAATCCTACAAAACGGTGATCATGACCAACTACAGGATCATGTTCCACCAGTAGTTACGCTATCTATTCTAAAAACTATTAGATTTCAATATTTGTTGGATCAATCTCCACCAATAGGGTGTGTGGGCGTTTTGGTGCATCATGACTTCCATATTGATGCAGAACACCCCAAATCATAccaattttgataattatattaggttcttctagatttatctaaattttattcgtACTAGCCTTGTTTAGTTAAATCTAAGGAGTAATGTCCAATCGGCTGTAGCCTTTCAGAATTGACTTTTGCCCGAAGCCATGTCCATGTCATGTGCACCACGGAAAAAATGGATGGGTGGAATTTCTGTAGCTTAGATCTGCATGAAAATATGAGGTGTATTTGAAAGTATAGTGTGATTGAATGGCTGTGCTTACACGCTAAACATTATGCAAAGTTTGTATAGTGATTACCACTGCTATCTAGGTAGTCAGAAGCTATCTTTCAAAATAGCCGTTGAAGCAAATGTAAGCAGATCAGTCCATGAATTTTGATAGAATACTAAGAATGTAGAGTCTTGTTATGTTAATTTCTCATAATATAATATGCGGAACATTTATGaaaaatcattaatatttttatgaaaaacaaGCCCAATTCATCAGCCTACCAGCTATGAAAAGTTTTGGTTCGTGCATGCATCTGTGCCCTTTTAGATAAGAACTTCTATAGCTAGACAAGTCACACAATTCACCGAGAAACCCTATTATAATAAGCCTATCATTAATTTCCATTTATCACCGTCACGTGACACGCACGTGAGTGAGATATAATTACCGAGACCTGAAGCGGGATATGcttcgtttgaattcaaacccCCCAACTCCcaccctctctcttctctctcttatctTGTCTCGGAGCAATGGAAGACCCATCGATGTCGATGGATCCGGAGGCGGCGTTCTTGGCCTCGGAGCAGGTGACGGGGAACGAGTGGGAGCTCTACAAGGAGAACGTCCGGCCCCTGAAGCGAGGCCGCAACGTCCAGCTCCTCAACCAAGCCCTCCGATCCCAGCAGGACCACGCCCTCAAGAAATCCCTCCTCCAGACCCGCAGGTCCCTTTCTTTCCTTTGTTTTGGAGGTCATTTAGGGGGATTTCCTCAGATCTTTGGTCTGATTCCTCTTCTCTGTTGAGGTCAGGAGAATGATCCAGGCGATCGAGGAGTACAAGGGGGAGGATCCTCTTCAGCCGTGGCTCGAGTGAGTGATTGGTTGCTTCTTGAGATTAGGGTTTCTGATCTGAGTGCCTTTCGTTGTTATATGCTGCCTGGTTGGTTGAAAGATTCCATCTGTCGCCATGATAAAGATGGTATTTTTTAACCGTTTCCTTTGGTGGATTATTGTGATGAATAATATTGGAAAGTAATTAtgcctttttctttctttggatgtatatatatatatcattcttGGTGTCCACAGATTTGATTGAAGTAGGTGATCAGAAGTTTTCAAATCACGGACGAAGTTTTCAAAGTCGTCCTTGAAGAGGATTATCAGAAGCTGGTTCTATTAGTCACCCTTAATTTCTGTATTTGCTAATCTTGTTTTGGTCATTTTAAAATTTCTTCTGCGATTTTGTGGTTGCAATTGGATTAAAGCCTAATTTTTCTGTTGCTAGAAAGAGGGGGAAAagcttttatttatctttttctgCAAAAGATCAAGATTGTATGCTTTTTCATCTGATCTTACTTTACCACTAAAACTGAGATCTTGCGTTTTATCCCATGAAGCTGCATCAAATGGGTTCAAGAGTCATTTCCCAGTGGAGGAGAGTGTTCAGGGCTGGTTGTGATTTATGAACAATGCGTGCGTACGTTTTGGCATGACGACCGTTACAAGGATGATCTACGCTATCTTAAAGTGTGGTTGGAATATGTGGGTGCCGTGCTAACTTTGTCCACTCCcgtttcatttttctttccttttctctcttttaagTATTGGAGTTCCATAAAGTACTGccttatatgtatgtatgtatgtatgcatgtactaAGTATGTAGGAATGCATAcattgtatgtatctatgtattttgtgtatgtttgtatgtatgtttaTGTTGGTACTTATGTACGTATATACTTATGTCCAATAGTTTAGATTGATTCATCACCACTTTTCAGGCCGAGAACTGTGCTGATGCTGAAGTAATATATAGTTTTCTTGAGGCAAACCAAATTGGGCAAAGCCATTCTGTCTATTACTCCTCATATGCGTTGCACATGGAATCCAAGAATAAATTGAGAAAGGCTGATGAGATCTTCAATCTTGGTATATCAAGGTGACTCCTACAGAACCCCAATATAATTGATTTGTGCATTTTGTTCATTTTGTTGTGGATAATAGGTCTTGATGTTATAACTAGAAACCATTAATTAAGAGTAGATAAGTCTAATCAGCTAGTTGATTCAGATAACTATCCTTTTTCTGGTGTTGTAAAATAGAGAAGAATGGCAAATTGATGTCAAATTAATTGGAATAATCTACTCATAGTAAAAACTTTCCAATAAAGCACTGAATCAGGAATAGAAGCTAGAAGTTAATAATAACCAAGATGATAGAGAAGTGAACACAGCTCCCTCATCTATGCTGCCTCATGTATGGCATTGAAAAACACTACTACTTCTGATGCTTATTGAATTGTCCTTTCAAGGATCATCTTTTATTTTGGTTTCAGAACTCCTGTGATAGAGGTCACTGGATGTCTGTTCACAACAAATTAGAAACCTCTGGGCAGTTCCAGCTGAAGCTCTGGGCAAAACATGCAGGAATGCTCGGTGAATTTTAATGTTACTGGTCACTGTCACAAAGCCTGTCATGGGTAATTAAGTGAAACATAGAAAACGTGTGGAATTCATTTTAAGAGACTCTCGGACATAGTTCAAATTTATAAGTAGTtcacaataaataatttttagtggaATGTTGATGCACAATCCTAAGTGATGGAGGACCGTGACGACCGTCCGATAAGAGATCTAAGCGCACTACTGTTAAGCACAAATACAAAAATTAGACAGCTATTTTTATTAGGAATTCTATTTTTATTATGTTTGAGTGTTGTGAGACCTTCAATATTTTTATTTCCTTATTAGGATTTCTATACGTACTCTTATTAGGATTTTGGGTCTATAAATACCCATTGATATGTAACTGAGAACCCAAGGTCTGCATTATTGAGATTTGAGAATATTGAGTTGCCTCTCCCTCatattcttcctctccttcctgtgTTTCcttccctctccttcttcctccatCCTGCGTCACTACACTGTTACTATAATCTGATattttctaaaatatattttccaCTGCTTAATTTTGCTGAAACCAAAGAAAAACTGTCCTTGTGTTATGGTTTTTATTCttatatctaattatttattattgtttattTTCACAACCTAGGAAAGCAAAACCATTGGAAAagttagaagctgtgtacaggaCATTTCTCGCACGAACAACCAAGAAACAGGGTTCTGTTGATGTATGCCATTCAATGTTCTCATACTTTGATTCTTTGTTTGATCATTTTTCCGCATGTCGTCATTGGTTTTGCTTGTTATAGGATGAACCGTCAAATAATGACTTGCCAGTTCGAAGCTTTGGAAATGTCCTGACAACAGGAGAAGCTAGTAagtttctataaaaaaatttagtgatTTTTGTAAACCACTGCAGTACTTACCTGATTTCCAAAATGCCAGGAAGACAGCCTGCAGAAAATTCTGATCTCACGAAAGGGAGGAAAAAGCTACAGAGGTGAGCATCATTTCAGTAGAAAGAGTCAAGCACTACCATCTAACTGTCAGTTAAACCTCTATTTGTAGTTTTATAGACATGGAAAGGTATAATTATTCATCATTGCACCATAGTTCAATAAGCAGTGCCTTTTGACATCTATGAAGTATGGTTGCTGAGTCACTACCCATTTACTTCCAGAGTTCATTTTACTCAAGCCACAGTAGACAATATACATTCATCATAACCATTCAATTTCTCATCCTCTCTTTATAATTTTCTCTAAAGTCTGTAGACCAAATTGATTACTGCAGAGTTTATTATTGTTATATGAACCTTTCAATTAgaagtttcctttttttttttttttttgaacagtcTCGTTATGGGAGTGCTCCTTTCAGAAGTTTTTGTGATATAGTTGAAAACCTTCAATGTATTGCGGTTTTGAAACTTGATCATAATTTATGAGAAAATCATCATTTGAAATGTCAGATTAATCTAAATTGcattaataatttaaattgcACCTTATATTCTCATATCTTTATTTTACCTTATGTCCAATGAAAATGTGACTTTGTTGCTTTTGTTAAGCTCTTTTGTTAGTTGAGTTTCTTCTGATTTTCGATGCTATGTTTTTCACTGCAAATCTCAAACGGTATCATGTGTGCTCATACTCCTTGTACTTATCAAAGTCTTTATTTTGTAAAATCACGAATCTAGAATTAGTATTTGAGCATTTCTATTTTAAAACCATGTTTTTAAATGCCTGTTTATTTTGTCTGATATTTACTTTCTAATCTCATAGATCCAAGTTGatttattttgttatcatcatattcatatttttgtgcTTCCACAGGCTTGATTCTAATAGACCGCTTTCTATTTACAATGATGCTAACTCTGGAGCAAGTCATTACCGCAATAATGTTGAGAGCAAGGAGAACTCCTGGCACATTCTTGGAACCCGATCAGATCGGAATAAGGAAAATAATTCAGTCCCTGCCAAATGGGTCTCATATAAGGTTTGATTTCTCTgctcaaagtccatttggtttaTCACGCATGGTTCAGTATGTTGACTTGTAATAGTTTCTTCATTTTTAACCATCAGATTCCTCAGAAGATGAGTACAGAACAGGGCTGACAACGTCAAGCACTCATATTGAGGTGTATATTGATGAGGAATGTGCAGAGTATGTTATTCCTGAAACATAAAAAGATTTCATGCTTGtgcaattagattttttttacaaGACTTAGCACTACAGAATTATAATAGACAACAATATCTAAAAGAAGAGTTGTTAGTGATGTTATAAGACAAATGAATAGAGTTATTGAAGTGATCCTAGCATAAGCTACTTTAAATGGAGTAGGTGCATTTGATGGAAGGAAAAAATAGGTGACCAAAATCCACTGAGTTTCTATTATAACTGTGTCTAGTAATTAGCAAGGATCCTAAAATTTCCATCATCAAGATATATGCTGTTCTGTATTTTGTATCTCATTGGCAATTTTGTACCCATATGAGTTTTGTCTGAGCAGTTTGCCATCAGTGGATGTTGCCAAGAGTCCCAAGCCTTCTGTATTGAAGCTTAGAAAAGCAACTAGCCGAAACCTTAAAAAGTAAGCAGTAGACGGAGAGTTTCTTTTCTGTTAATTTCTTTTATTGTGGTTAAATGCTGATTTGTTTTCTGCTTACCTTGAACAGGGAAACGGAACTGCTGAAAGAAAATCCATTGCGCAATTTCCCTCTGAATAGTCTGCGATAATCGGCATCTGTATTTCAGCATCAATCCGACAGGTCTGTATTTGTATGATGGTGCCTGTTGTTGATTGATGATTCTGCTGTCTGCTTACCTTGACCAAGGAGGCTGAACTTCTGGAAGAAGATCCATTGCACAGTTTCCACTGAATAGTCTGAGATAATTGGCATATTTCAGTACCAGTCAAAGATGTCTGCTTTCTTGTGTTGTTCTGTTGTTGGTTGATGATTTGtgtgttttttttcttttgtacatGTTTTCATGCATCCAGCTTTTATCTCCAAAGCTTGTTATGTTTATGTTTGTCCAAGGAATCTACTTTGTAACTTCGTGGATGTTATGCTGGCAATATTGAATTATTGATTCAATGGAGTGCATTCTTGAAAAATTTCGATCTCCTTGCAGAGTTTGTATACCTTGCACAAAAAGGTAAATCAGATTGACACATGAATGATCCATATTAAGCAAGCAGATTCTTCAATACGTGATTAAGCACAAATAATAGAGTTTTGAATTATTTGTAGTAGTGGGAACAAGACATGACTGGAGAAGGTAAATGTTATTTAATCATCCAATATCGGCAAGAACAAATGATGGAATATTGGAATAATAACTTTAAGGAGCACAGTCAATAGATGGTGAAAACAAATGAAACTTGAGAAGATGTTGCCTCCAATACATGAAGGTCTCCCATTAACAAAGGCAAGTGAGGTACAAAACTTACACAGGTTGCTATTGAATTAGTAGATGAAAGGTTTCAACTTCTCCGAGTTTATGATTATGAAGATTAGAGTCTCCATGGAATTGAGACAGGTTCATGGTTTTTGACTCTTCCAAGCTGTGGTGCAACATCATCACAAGGTGGCCCATACTTGAAGTGCACAGAACAACATCAAAATGGTAAGCATTAATGTGTCTGCCATGTAGAGCTTGTGATGTTTGCTGTCGCTTTGGCATGCTGCAACCAAGGACCCACCGCAACCAACTGAAAGGTAATACCGATCCTTGAGGTTCACTGGAGGAGGCAAGCAGATCGAAGCTTGAAAGGTGCTTCACTCGCCAGCTTAGAAGCGATATTGCAGCAAGCAGGCAAGAGTAACGTGCTGTGACAGTATAGGACGGTTCACCGTAATTCCTGTTGGGTGATCTTTTGAACCAGGACCCCACCTTAGCTGCCTCCATGTTTTGTAGTGTATGGACAGTGATGGTTGTTAAGAATCTACAAAATAACTCAAATGCACAAATGACAGACAATTTGTAGAAATTCTTTTAAGGTATTTATCGATTGCTCTAGCCTGGTAGAACAGGTGAACCTATGGCAGGTGATCTGTTACTAGGCAATCAGATAGAATTTATAAGGTTTTGAGAAGTATTGGAGTAAGAGGAACAATGGGCTGAATTACAAAGAGAACATGACTAGACAATCTCAAAACTTCAACCTGAGCCTTCGTGACAGAGAGACGAGCATGGTTGACACTTATATCCCATGAAATTGAGCACATGGTATTTGTTTGCAATTAAGATTAAGGACACGTTTGGTTCACAATTGAAATTGGAATCATAGCCGATTGGAATGGGAAGAGGAATTAGAGGTGTAAATGGACTAGATGAGATTGGATtatggataaaaaataaaaaatataaatttaaatacaaGGGTCTCAACAAGTTATACTATAATAGcatcatatcaaaaatataagttcTAGATTTTCAAGAAAAACTACATCGCCAAAATATAATAAGTTTCATAACATTTAAAAGAAATTAAACTtgaaacacacacacatatatatatatataatccaaaagtccaaactagaagaatggattggatttggtttggactcatagtttggattttggattggatttggattttaTAACATTAAATCCAAATTCAAGTTCaaagtccaaaatttttaaaaattgactCCAAATTCAAAACCAAACTCTAAAAATCCGATCTAATCCTCTAGTTCGGTTGGATCGGTTTGGATTTTGGATTTTCTCCAATTCACTTATACCCTAatcataattgaaattgaaatcgaaatggaaTTTGATTACGAAGAAAATGCAGGAATTGGATTTTGGGATATTGGAATGgaaatgagattctctctaaCCAAATAGTTGAAATAAGAGCCACTTATTTTCATTTCCATTCCAGATTTCAACTCTTCTCAATTAAATATTCTCTAAATGAAAGGAAGAAGTTGATGGACAACCATAGATGACAGAGAATCATACAAATTCTTTCATCTGTTGTTACACTATGAAGGAATGGCATCTATTTTGTTACAGCAAAGATGTGTATGTAGCTTAGTAGAAGCAGTCGTACAAGTTATACAACAAAGGTGCCAAAACTAGAACTCAGATGACAAAAAATTTTTGACCTCAAGAGTGTTTTTTCTCAGAAGAGGGTAGGCTTTCTTAGTTGTGGCCTTCACCTAAATCCTTAACTTTGTTACCAAACTTTTAATATTGCGGTAATTATGTCATAGTCTCCAAACCGCAATTGCCTTCTCTTTATTTCAGAAGATGGTTTCAAACCTACTACTTTCAAGGTCCATTCGACCCAGCTTTCAAAAGACCCCACCAGAGTTTTATTTGGTGAACCTAGGTTGTCTGACTATAATAGAAGACCACAACATGGTTGAAGCTCCCTTGAGCCCTTGCCAGATGAGCTGCACCAGGTTCGGCCGGGGATGGCGCCGGACGAGAGGCTTCCGGCTTCGAGTCAGGCTCTTCAGATTTTTTGGTTTCTTCTTTTGTCATTTGGAGACGATAAACAGAGGTGGAAGGAGAAGCAGTAGGCAGCAGTGCGGCAGAACCTGCAGTGGAAGAACTCAGATTGCTGAGGTATGTCAAGCAAGCAAACAAGATTATAATCCGCAATCATTAAATGCAGAAGCCATAGCAGACTGTTTGGATTTCATCAAGAGATCATCTATGTCAGTGGATGATGGTTCAGCCCCCAAAAGAGGAGAGATTCCCGTTGCTAACAATGGCAGTCACAGTGGCTTGTAATTTTAGTATAGTGGTGGCCTTTGGTATCTTGATCTCTTAACGAGCCCTGCCCTTGCTTGTccgtttcttcttctcttccttgacTGTAAACTTACTAAAATCCTGAATCCGATCTGTTTTGAGCACCACCAAATCAGATCTTACTTCTTTTGTTTATCAGGTGAAATGTAAATGTGAATTGGGATAGTCTTCGTAAGCTGCAATTTATATTTTGTTTGCTGAGAACTTCTCTTCTTTCGGATTTGCCGTGTCAGGGATGTAGAAAAGAAAACTAAGATGATAGTAAGTTGGGAACCAACGCACCAATTTTCTATCCCTTTGTTTCACCTTCTAGGCCTTTATATTA
Above is a genomic segment from Elaeis guineensis isolate ETL-2024a chromosome 1, EG11, whole genome shotgun sequence containing:
- the LOC105039423 gene encoding LOW QUALITY PROTEIN: mitotic spindle checkpoint protein BUBR1 (The sequence of the model RefSeq protein was modified relative to this genomic sequence to represent the inferred CDS: inserted 1 base in 1 codon), which gives rise to MEDPSMSMDPEAAFLASEQVTGNEWELYKENVRPLKRGRNVQLLNQALRSQQDHALKKSLLQTRRRMIQAIEEYKGEDPLQPWLDCIKWVQESFPSGGECSGLVVIYEQCVRTFWHDDRYKDDLRYLKVWLEYAENCADAEVIYSFLEANQIGQSHSVYYSSYALHMESKNKLRKADEIFNLGISRKAKPLEKLEAVYRTFLARTTKKQGSVDDEPSNNDLPVRSFGNVLTTGEARRQPAENSDLTKGRKKLQRLDSNRPLSIYNDANSGASHYRNNVESKENSWHILGTRSDRNKENNSVPAKWVSYKIPQKMSXRTGLTTSSTHIEVYIDEECADLPSVDVAKSPKPSVLKLRKATSRNLKKETELLKENPLRNFPLNSLR